The following are encoded together in the Phoenix dactylifera cultivar Barhee BC4 unplaced genomic scaffold, palm_55x_up_171113_PBpolish2nd_filt_p 000769F, whole genome shotgun sequence genome:
- the LOC120107115 gene encoding tubulin beta-1 chain encodes MREILHVQGGQCGNQIGSKFWEVVCDEHGIDPTGRYTGNSDLQLERVNVYYNEASCGRFVPRAVLMDLEPGTMDSVRTGPYGQIFRPDNFVFGQSGAGNNWAKGHYTEGAELIDSVLDVVRKEAENCDCLQGFQVCHSLGGGTGSGMGTLLISKIREEYPDRMMLTFSVFPSPKVSDTVVEPYNATLSVHQLVENADECMVLDNEALYDICFRTLKLTTPSFGDLNHLISATMSGVTCCLRFPGQLNSDLRKLAVNLIPFPRLHFFMVGFAPLTSRGSQQYRALTVPELTQQMWDAKNMMCAADPRHGRYLTASAMFRGKMSTKEVDEQMINVQNKNSSYFVEWIPNNVKSSVCDIPPRGLSMASTFIGNSTSIQEMFRRVSEQFTAMFRRKAFLHWYTGEGMDEMEFTEAESNMNDLVSEYQQYQDATADEEGDYEDEEEEEVPQDM; translated from the exons ATGAGAGAAATCCTTCACGTCCAGGGCGGCCAGTGCGGAAACCAGATCGGTTCCAAGTTCTGGGAAGTGGTGTGCGATGAGCACGGGATCGATCCCACGGGGAGGTACACAGGGAACTCCGATCTCCAACTTGAGCGCGTCAATGTCTACTACAACGAGGCCTCCTGCGGGAGGTTCGTCCCCAGGGCGGTGCTCATGGATCTGGAGCCCGGCACCATGGATAGCGTCCGCACGGGCCCGTACGGCCAGATTTTCCGCCCGGATAACTTCGTCTTCGGCCAGTCCGGCGCTGGAAATAACTGGGCCAAGGGGCACTACACTGAGGGTGCCGAGCTCATTGACTCGGTTCTTGATGTGGTGAGAAAGGAGGCTGAGAACTGCGACTGCCTCCAAG GGTTTCAAGTTTGTCACTCACTTGGAGgaggaactggatctggaaTGGGAACACTTCTGATATCAAAGATCAGGGAGGAGTACCCTGATCGGATGATGCTCACGTTCTCTGTTTTCCCATCTCCGAAGGTTTCTGACACAGTGGTTGAACCCTATAATGCTACCCTTTCTGTCCACCAGTTGGTGGAGAATGCAGATGAATGCATGGTCCTAGACAATGAGGCTCTCTATGATATCTGCTTCCGCACTCTGAAGCTGACCACTCCTAGCT TTGGAGACTTGAACCACCTCATCTCTGCGACCATGAGTGGGGTCACATGCTGCCTTCGGTTCCCCGGGCAATTGAACTCTGACCTCCGGAAGCTGGCTGTGAACCTGATTCCCTTCCCCCGCCTCCACTTCTTTATGGTTGGCTTTGCCCCCTTGACCTCTCGTGGGTCACAGCAATACCGGGCCCTGACAGTCCCTGAGCTGACCCAGCAGATGTGGGATGCCAAGAACATGATGTGCGCTGCTGATCCTCGGCACGGCCGCTACCTCACTGCATCTGCCATGTTCCGTGGAAAAATGAGCACCAAAGAAGTTGATGAGCAGATGATCAATGTCCAGAACAAGAATTCTTCCTACTTTGTGGAGTGGATCCCCAATAACGTCAAGTCCAGTGTTTGCGACATTCCACCAAGGGGTCTCTCTATGGCCTCCACCTTCATCGGTAACTCAACCTCAATCCAAGAGATGTTCAGGAGGGTAAGCGAGCAGTTCACAGCCATGTTCAGGAGGAAGGCCTTCTTGCACTGGTATACAGGGGAGGGTATGGATGAGATGGAATTCACCGAGGCTGAGAGCAACATGAACGACCTTGTGTCGGAGTATCAGCAGTATCAAGATGCTACTGCTGATGAGGAAGGTGACTATGAGgacgaggaagaagaggaggtgcCCCA